A single genomic interval of Burkholderiaceae bacterium DAT-1 harbors:
- a CDS encoding 3'-5' exoribonuclease, whose amino-acid sequence MMVFLDTEFTGLDAPDPLLISVALVREDGEYLYAEVPPGQYAYRASHWVRENVMVHLWGGSYCQDLDTLALNVQTWLKAIPEQVVILSDAPYYDMERMLKPLLHTWPANLHPQAMLFDRHALGDGLRDLLASERRRYYTHATPEHHALHDAMALRQAWLKAQTLDGFAEYLARLHRAVSGPRPC is encoded by the coding sequence ATGATGGTTTTTCTGGATACCGAATTCACAGGCCTGGATGCACCTGATCCACTGCTGATCAGCGTCGCCTTGGTTCGTGAAGATGGCGAGTATTTATACGCAGAGGTGCCGCCCGGACAATACGCCTACCGTGCCAGTCATTGGGTACGGGAGAATGTCATGGTGCACCTCTGGGGCGGATCCTATTGCCAGGACCTCGACACACTGGCGTTGAATGTACAGACCTGGCTCAAGGCTATCCCCGAACAGGTGGTCATCCTGAGCGATGCGCCATATTACGATATGGAACGGATGTTGAAGCCCTTACTGCACACGTGGCCTGCCAACCTGCACCCACAGGCGATGCTGTTTGACCGTCATGCCCTGGGCGACGGGTTGAGAGACCTACTGGCCAGTGAACGTCGCCGGTATTACACCCATGCCACCCCTGAACACCATGCACTCCATGATGCGATGGCACTGCGCCAAGCCTGGTTGAAAGCGCAGACACTGGATGGATTCGCAGAGTATCTGGCGCGCCTCCATCGTGCAGTCTCGGGGCCGCGACCGTGCTGA
- a CDS encoding HAD-IA family hydrolase — MHDIQAVVFDAFGTLIQYTGPWNHPYRHVLAHIDASTRLPFMTRNVPIDIFADELGLSHVVPDMRRELDALLASLRLFPEVSTVLNAVRASGRPIAVCSNLAYDFGGALYRLLPDMDAYLLSYALGVAKPDPAMYAAVCTALACPPEHLLFIGDSQRCDVDGPRASGLQARRLNRRQGMTLFDTLEGVI; from the coding sequence ATGCATGATATTCAAGCAGTGGTGTTTGACGCATTTGGCACACTGATTCAGTACACCGGCCCGTGGAACCATCCTTACCGCCATGTGCTCGCGCATATTGATGCATCCACCCGCCTGCCCTTTATGACGCGCAATGTCCCGATTGACATCTTTGCCGATGAACTGGGTCTGAGCCACGTCGTGCCGGACATGCGCCGCGAACTCGACGCGCTGCTGGCGAGCCTTCGCCTCTTTCCCGAGGTAAGCACCGTGCTCAATGCCGTGCGGGCATCCGGTCGACCCATCGCGGTATGCAGCAATCTGGCGTATGACTTTGGCGGTGCGCTTTATCGTCTGTTACCTGACATGGACGCCTATTTACTCAGTTATGCGCTCGGCGTGGCCAAGCCCGATCCGGCCATGTATGCCGCCGTGTGCACGGCGCTGGCCTGCCCGCCCGAACACCTGCTCTTTATTGGCGACAGTCAGCGCTGCGATGTGGACGGCCCGCGGGCCTCTGGCCTGCAGGCCCGCAGACTCAATCGCAGGCAGGGGATGACCTTGTTCGATACACTGGAAGGCGTGATCTGA
- a CDS encoding RHS repeat protein, whose amino-acid sequence MPSSANIKGVSQTYDYDDVGRLTSKTDSGGVAASMLYGYDKLNRLYKVTMGTTVQTICYDAICSDQSASGNGRITSKSDVGSYIYGDT is encoded by the coding sequence ATGCCATCCTCGGCCAATATTAAAGGCGTAAGCCAGACTTATGATTACGACGATGTAGGCCGACTGACCAGTAAGACTGACTCAGGTGGCGTAGCCGCATCCATGCTGTATGGCTACGACAAGCTGAACCGCCTGTACAAAGTGACGATGGGGACGACGGTTCAAACCATCTGTTACGACGCGATCTGTAGTGATCAGAGTGCCAGTGGCAACGGGCGCATCACATCAAAATCCGATGTGGGTAGCTACATCTATGGTGATACATAG
- a CDS encoding exonuclease domain-containing protein: protein MMLIIDLEATCDEGDALPAEEMEIIEIGAVWADATGQVLAEYQSFVRPVLHPTLTPFCTQLTGIQQHDVDQAATFPAVATQLQAFAMQYEPSLRSWGSWGQYDCRQLARECARHGVPHPLSDFEHVNLKRLFARQRRIKEVGMARALAMTGLPLQGTHHRGLDDARNIARLLAHMHPLR from the coding sequence ATGATGCTGATCATTGATCTGGAGGCGACCTGCGACGAAGGCGATGCCCTGCCAGCAGAGGAGATGGAAATCATCGAAATTGGCGCGGTATGGGCGGATGCCACCGGTCAGGTACTGGCGGAATACCAGTCTTTCGTCCGGCCGGTGCTTCACCCAACGCTCACCCCTTTCTGCACACAGCTGACCGGCATTCAGCAGCACGATGTCGATCAGGCGGCGACCTTCCCCGCTGTCGCCACTCAGCTGCAGGCATTCGCCATGCAATATGAACCGAGCCTGCGATCCTGGGGGAGTTGGGGACAGTACGACTGTCGACAACTTGCACGCGAGTGTGCACGTCACGGCGTGCCTCATCCGTTGAGTGATTTTGAACACGTCAATCTGAAGCGGCTCTTTGCCAGGCAGCGGCGGATCAAGGAAGTTGGCATGGCCAGAGCACTAGCCATGACGGGTCTGCCCCTGCAGGGGACGCACCATCGCGGGCTGGATGATGCGCGCAATATCGCCCGGTTGCTCGCGCATATGCATCCGCTACGATGA